One window from the genome of Podospora pseudocomata strain CBS 415.72m chromosome 6, whole genome shotgun sequence encodes:
- the RPN1 gene encoding proteasome regulatory particle base subunit (COG:O; BUSCO:EOG09260JED; EggNog:ENOG503NU6Z), with translation MAQDSDLSKTADKGKGKAADDETQKDKAAQPVENGKKDDDKAETSEELSEEDQQLKNELDMIVERLTESDTSLYKPALEALGSSIKTSTSSMTAVPKPLKFLRPHYETLTKLYDEWPASDDKNSLADVLSVIGMTFSDEDRQDTLKFRLLAPTQDIGSWGHEYVRHLALEIGEVYGKRIAADEPTADLVDLALALVPLFLKSNQEADAVDLMSELEIIEELPKFVDENTYGRVCLYMVSMVNLLTYPDNEQFLRVAHDIYKTYKQYTQAMVLAIRLNDLELIEADFQDAPDLALKKQLSYLIARQRIWLDSDETDDEEIQECLSNVKLPDHFKALGKELNILEPKTTEDIYKSHLESSRVAGLTNFDSARHNLAAAFVNGFVNAGFGNDKMMLVAGDKESWVWKTKDEGMMSTVASLGTLLMWDIENGLDQVDKYTYLEEEPIQAGAYLAIGIMNSGVRLDSEPAMALLADNDKLTHKNPLIRVSAIMGLGLAYAGSNKGELLDFLLPIITDTTQQMRVSAMAALACGLVFVGSSNPEVTEAIITTLLDDDRKGQLTDKWTRFLALGLGLLFFGRQEEVDVILETLKAVEHPMAKPTSVLASICAWAGTGAVLKIQELLHICNEHLEESEEKKGDELLQAYAVLGIGIIAMGEDVGQEMVLRQFGHLMHYGEANIRRAVPLAMALVSPSNPQMKVYDTLSRYSHDNDNDVAINAIFAMGLVGAGTNNARLAQLLRQLASYYHRDQETLFMVRIAQGLVHMGKGTLSINPFHTDRQILSRVSAAGLLTVLVAMIDAKQFITSDSHYLLYFLVTAMHPRFLVTLDENLKPLTVNVRVGQAVDVVGQAGRPKTITGWQTQSTPVLLAHGERAELEDEEYISLSSTLEGLVILRKNPDWESGK, from the exons ATGGCGCAGGACAGCGACCTGTCGAAGACCGccgacaagggcaaggggaagGCTGCAGATGACGAGACTcagaaggacaaggccgCTCAGCCTGTGGAGAATGGAAAgaaggatgatgacaagGCTGAGA CTTCAGAAGAGCTTAGCGAGGAGGACCAGCAGCTGAAGAACGAGCTTGATATGATCGTTGAGCGGCTGACT GAATCCGATACGTCCCTCTACAAGCCAGCATTGGAGGCTCTAGGGAGCTCGATCAagacctcaacctcttctaTGACAGCTGTCCCGAAGCCCTTGAAGTTTTTACGTCCACATTACGAGACCCTGACGAAGCTCTACGATGAATGGCCAGCGAGCGATGACAAGAACTCCCTTGCCGATGTGCTCTCGGTGATCGGCATGACCTTTTCTGACGAAGACCGCCAAGATACTCTCAAATTCCGATTGCTTGCGCCCACGCAAGATATCGGCTCATGGGGTCATGAGTATGTTAGGCATCTTGCTCTGGAGATCGGCGAGGTCTACGGGAAGCGCATTGCCGCCGATGAGCCAACAGCGGACCTTGTGGACCttgccttggccttggttcCCCTGTTTCTCAAGAGCAATCAGGAGGCTGACGCTGTCGATCTAATGAGCGAGC TCGAGATTATCGAAGAGCTGCCAAAGTTCGTGGACGAGAACACATATGGGAGAGTCTGCTTGTACATGGTGTCCATGGTCAACCTGCTCACATACCCCGACAACGAACAGTTCCTCCGTGTAGCCCATGATATCTACAAGACCTACAAGCAGTACACACAGGCCATGGTGCTTGCCATCAGACTCAACGACCTCGAACTCATTGAAGCCGACTTCCAAGATGCCCCTGATCTGGCGCTCAAGAAGCAGCTTTCTTACTTGATTGCGCGCCAAAGAATATGGCTCGACAGCGATGAgaccgatgacgaggaaaTTCAAGAGTGCCTCTCTAACGTCAAGCTTCCCGATCACTTCAAGGCCCTGGGCAAGGAGCTTAACATTCTCGAGCCCAAGACCACCGAAGACATCTACAAGAGCCACCTCGAGAGCAGCCGCGTCGCCGGCCTGACCAACTTTGACTCGGCCCGCCACAATTTGGCTGCCGCATTCGTCAACGGGTTCGTGAACGCAGGCTTCGGAAACGACAAGATGATGCTGGTTGCAGGCGACAAGGAGAGCTGGGTATGGAAGACAAAGGATGAGGGTATGATGTCCACAGTGGCCTCTCTGGGCACGCTTCTCATGTGGGACATCGAGAATGGGCTTGATCAGGTAGATAAGTACACTTATCTTGAGGAGGAGCCAATCCAGGCCGGTGCTTATCTTGCCATTGGCATCATGAACTCTGGCGTTCGGTTGGACTCTGAGCCTGCCATGGCTCTTCTTGCAGACAACGACAAACTTACCCACAAGAACCCGCTGATCAGGGTATCGGCGATTATGGGATTAGGTCTTGCTTATGCTGGGTCTAACAAGGGAGAGCTTTTGGACTTCCTGttgcccatcatcaccgatACGACTCAGCAGATGCGGGTATCCGCCATGGCTGCTCTTGCTTGCGGGTTGGTATTCGTGGGCTCTTCTAACCCCGAAGTTACCGAGGCCATTATCACCACGCTCTTGGACGATGACCGCAAGGGTCAACTCACCGATAAGTGGACACGATTCCTTGCTCTTGGCCTGGGTCTTTTGTTCTTCGGGCGccaagaggaggtggatgtgaTTCTGGAGACTCTCAAGGCGGTCGAGCACCCGATGGCCAAGCCTACCTCTGTCCTTGCTTCGATCTGCGCTTGGGCCGGAACTGGTGCTGTGTTGAAGATTCAGGAGCTGCTCCACATTTGCAACGAGCACTTGGAGGAGtcagaagagaaaaagggcGACGAGCTCTTGCAGGCCTATGCTGTTCTCGGTATCGGTATTATTGCGATGGGTGAGGATGTCGGCCAGGAAATGGTTCTCCGGCAGTTCGGCCACCTCATGCACTATGGCGAGGCCAACATTCGCCGAGCCGTACCCCTGGCTATGGCTCTTGTCAGCCCAAGTAATCCCCAGATGAAGGTGTACGATACACTTTCTAGATACAGTCACGACAACGATAATGATGTtgccatcaacgccatctTTGCCATGGGTCTGGTCGGTGCCGGTACCAACAACGCCAGGTTGGCTCAGCTTCTGCGCCAGCTTGCGAGCTATTATCACCGGGATCAGGAAACCCTCTTTATGGTCCGCATTGCGCAGGGTCTTGTTCACATGGGCAAGGGCaccctctccatcaaccccttccacacCGATCGCCAGATTCTGTCGCGGGTATCGGCTGCTGGTCTCCTCACTGTTCTTGTGGCGATGATTGATGCCAAGCAGTTCATCACCTCGGACTCGCATTATCTGCTTTACTTCCTTGTCACAGCTATGCATCCACGCTTCCTTGTAACGTTGGACGAGAACCTAAAGCCATTGACTGTCAACGTGCGCGTTGGTCAGGCTGTGGATGTGGTTGGCCAGGCTGGTCGCCCTAAGACGATCACTGGGTGGCAGACACAGAGCACGCCAGTGTTGTTGGCGCATGGTGAGCGTGCTGAgttggaagatgaggagTATATTAGCTTGAGCAGTACCCTGGAGGGTCTGGTTATTCTGCGCAAG AACCCCGATTGGGAATCAGGCAAATAA
- the sec1 gene encoding syntaxin binding protein 1 (BUSCO:EOG09261ZJR; COG:U; EggNog:ENOG503NVK8): MEGVSIIKEHQKSIIDIIRNTTRGDWKVLVLDETTQAILDTTVNEDDILNHNIANIERIEERREPNPTMDAIYVISPTPFAVDCLMADFERRRYRSAFLIWTGILPDALARRVDAARRQIAAPPQNLFVDFYPRESHLVTFQDPSSFQVLYNPSCNDLVARHLTTLAQKIASVCHTLGEAPRIRYYAPQTATHEAGVLSFHLARFLQNEIERLQKVDQNFPPQTTRPQSVLLITDRSMDLMAPLLHEFSYQSFIHDVLPLREQPNGTVTYHMVINEGLPQAEEKDVEITEKDKLWVDNRHKHMADTIAKLMGDFKSFIAKNPNFAGKNENETSLNDIRDMLAGLPQFQEMKQAYSLHLTMAQEAMNIFQKFKLSEVASVEQTLATGLDEDLKKPKNILDQVVRLLDDQDVAPTDRLRLVALYALYRDGMIDQDLLRLLWHASLQRSRESTDKAAIENLELLGARPLKAQLKEVSPRQPNTPLFPPNTKTAVQSEEYALSRFEPAVKHMLEDLCSGTLDQTSFPYVIPPQAGGQADDAFQTQGSLRSAAPRWASANRRQVENRQRIIVFVAGGATYSEARACYEVSEKHNRDVYLVTSHMQTPNKFVEDLRHLKSDRRRLKLPMDEPPKKAPAHLFERPAPPPQQQVRPPQPGGGAPGMGMGGQMPPGGPRPPTKALGQMTLSSGPGGPSGGGGGHERTSSTATGASVGMGEDKEKKKKKRNIFGIKKDK; this comes from the coding sequence ATGGAGGGAGTCTCGATAATCAAGGAGCACCAAAAGTccatcatcgacatcatTCGTAATACCACCCGAGGAGATTGGAAGGTTTTGGTGCTCGATGAGACGACACAGGCGATTCTCGACACCACCGTCAACGAAGATGACATTCTCAACCATAATATCGCGAACATCGAGAGGATCGAGGAGCGCCGGGAGCCCAATCCAACCATGGACGCAATTTACGTGATATCGCCTACACCATTTGCCGTCGATTGCCTCATGGCCGATTTCGAACGCCGCCGCTACCGAAGTGCATTTTTGATATGGACCGGGATTCTACCCGATGCCCTAGCACGGCGTGTTGATGCTGCCCGGAGGCAAATAGcagctccccctcaaaacctcTTCGTCGACTTCTACCCCCGAGAATCACACTTGGTTACCTTCCAAGACCCGTCCAGCTTTCAAGTGCTATATAATCCCAGTTGCAATGATCTAGTAGCACGGCACTTGACGACGTTGGCGCAAAAGATAGCTTCTGTCTGCCACACACTTGGAGAAGCACCGAGGATACGCTACTATGCGCCGCAGACCGCGACCCATGAAGCTGGAGTTCTTTCCTTTCACCTGGCTCGCTTCCTCCAAAACGAGATCGAGCGGCTACAAAAAGTGGACCAGAACTTTCCGCCACAAACTACCCGGCCTCAGTCAGTGTTGCTAATCACGGACAGGTCTATGGATCTGATGGCGCCGTTACTTCACGAGTTCTCCTACCAATCATTCATCCACGATGTACTACCGCTCAGGGAGCAACCAAACGGAACAGTTACCTATCATATGGTGATCAACGAAGGGCTACCCCAGGCCGAAGAGAAGGATGTGGAGATAACCGAGAAAGACAAGTTATGGGTGGACAACAGGCACAAGCACATGGCGGATACAATCGCGAAGCTGATGGGAGACTTCAAGAGTTTCATCGCGAAAAACCCCAACTTCGCTGGAAAGAACGAAAACGAGACCAGCCTCAATGACATTCGAGATATGTTGGCCGGCCTCCCTCAGTTCCAAGAGATGAAGCAAGCCTATAGTCTACATCTTACCATGGCGCAAGAAGCCATGAACATCTTCCAAAAGTTCAAGCTCTCCGAGGTGGCCTCAGTGGAACAAACCCTCGCCACCGGCCTCGACGAAGACCTCAAGAAGCCCAAAAATATCCTCGACCAAGTTGTTCGTCTGCTAGACGACCAAGACGTTGCCCCCACCGACCGTCTCCGGCTCGTGGCGCTGTACGCCCTCTACCGCGACGGGATGATCGACCAGGATCTTCTTCGGTTGTTATGGCATGCATCGTTGCAACGATCTAGAGAAAGTACCGACAAGGCAGCGATAGAAAACCTCGAATTACTCGGTGCTCGCCCCCTGAAAGCTCAACTCAAAGAGGTCTCCCCACGTCAACCCAACAcccctctcttccctcctAATACGAAAACCGCTGTCCAGAGCGAGGAATATGCCCTCTCGAGATTCGAACCAGCGGTTAAACACATGCTTGAAGACCTCTGCTCTGGAACCTTGGATCAGACTTCCTTCCCTTATGTCATCCCACCCCAAGCAGGCGGACAGGCGGATGACGCGTTTCAAACCCAGGGCTCCCTCCGCTCTGCCGCCCCGAGGTGGGCTTCTGCCAACCGCCGCCAAGTTGAAAACCGACAGCGCATCATTGTTTTTGTCGCGGGTGGAGCGACGTATTCCGAAGCTAGAGCCTGCTATGAAGTATCCGAAAAACACAATCGGGATGTTTACTTGGTTACGTCGCACATGCAGACGCCGAATAAATTCGTCGAAGATTTGCGGCATCTGAAGTCGGAtaggaggaggttgaagctGCCGATGGATGAGCCCCCCAAGAAGGCGCCCGCGCATTTGTTTGAACGGCCGGCGCcgccaccgcagcagcaggtgaGGCCGCCGCAACCCGGGGGTGGGGCGCcagggatgggaatgggggggcAGATGCCCCCTGGGGGTCCTAGGCCGCCGACGAAGGCGTTGGGGCAGATGACGTTGAGTAGTGGCCCAGGGGGGCCgtcggggggaggtgggggccATGAGAGGACGAGTAGTACTGCTACAGGGGCTTcggtgggaatgggggaggataaggagaagaagaagaagaagaggaataTTTTTGGGATTAAGAAGGATAAATAG
- a CDS encoding hypothetical protein (COG:U; EggNog:ENOG503PAFX): protein MSHSQDSDLERQEPHTFKSALTSILTVKDGEVYETHPDKNPKWYQKLLDIGVEENGIKPVPLEQRTCTQYNNLFTYPNRHARHVGHGHKLEGRLSRHRFLCHVDLHSACLYGDWWHGDWAKAVNSSEIFLWPLPRHHSPTPQRCHSDWLFLALSRGGRPNPRLSQPRSAFGQHRYYHHLSCLLCCLPLWLQGSPLLGKMDLDPQPHRHCHCLGLWRQVSSPADKQPTGNRFSGHDVGCSDRGVFHYIWRHGVRLQHLPQTKRCVSVSLPLFFSIQTTFRVFAYTYFGLLLPSVPLLILGAAIGGCTPNIPSWSAAYATTGIGGILYQMLVPGLGNFGKFILVLLALSVIGNIAISMYSISVNLQQLLPFFAQVHRFFFIFVAMGLLIPFAIKAAEAWEESLTNFLAVIGYWAGCFDAVVITELVVFRKGDYSSHDHKIWNVGRKLPPGVAALGASLLSLGLVVPGMAAPWYTGPLAKVTGDIGFESAFVVTGLGYLVLRWVEIKVVGHV, encoded by the exons ATGAGTCACTCTCAGGACTCCGACCTCGAGAGACAGGAGCCTCACACCTTCAAGAGCGCCCTGACATCCATCCTCACCGTCAAGGATGGCGAGGTCTACGAGACTCATCCTGACAAGAATCCCAAGTGGTACCAGAAGCTGCTTGACATCGGCGTCGAAGAGAATGGCATCAAGCCAGTACCGCTTGAGCAGCGGACGTGTACGCAGTACAACAACTTGTTCACG TATCCCAACCGGCATGCTCGCCACGTTGGGCATGGGCATAAACTTGAGGGACGCCTCTCTCGTCATCGTTTTCTTTGCCATGTTGACTTGCATTCCGCCTGCCTTTATGGTGATTGGTGGCATGGAGACTGGGCTAAGGCAGTTAATTCAAGCGAGATATTCCTTTGG CCGCTACCTCGTCACCATTCCCCTACTCCTCAACGCTGCCACTCTGACTGGCTTTTCCTTGCTCTCAGCCGTGGTGGGCGGCCAAACCCTCGCCTCTCTCAACCCAGATCAGCTTTCGGTCAACATCGGTATTATCATCACCTGTCTTGTCTCCTTTGCTGTCTCCCTCTTTGGCTTCAAGGCAGTCCACTTCTGGGAAAGATGGACCTGgatccccaacctcatcgcCATTGCCATTGCCTTGGGCTGTGGCGGCAAGTATCTTCACCTGCAGACAAACAACCCACCGGCAACCGCTTCTCAGGTCATGACGTTGGGTGCTCTGATCGCGGGGTATTTCATTACATTTGGAGGCACGGTGTCAGATTACAGCATCTACCACAAACCAAACGTTGTGTCTCGGTAagcctcccccttttcttctctatCCAGACAAC ATTCCGCGTCTTCGCCTACACCTActtcggcctcctcctcccgtcggtcccccttctcatcctcggcgccgCGATAGGAGGCTGCACCCCCAACATACCCTCCTGGTCCGCCGCCTACGCCACCACAGGAATAGGAGGCATCTTGTACCAAATGCTCGTCCCCGGCCTCGGCAACTTTGGGAaattcatcctcgtcctttTGGCCCTCTCCGTCATAGGAAACATTGCCATCTCGATGTACTCCATCAGCGTCAACCTCCAGCAGCTCCTGCCGTTTTTCGCACAAGTTCATCGGTTTTTCTTTATTTTTGTGGCCATGGGACTGTTGATTCCGTTTGCGATCAAGGCGGCTGAGGCGTGGGAGGAAAGTTTGACGAACTTCCTCGCGGTGATTGGGTATTGGGCTGGGTGTTTTGATGCGGTTGTCATAACAGAATTGGTGGTGTTTAGAAAGGGGGATTATAGCAGTCATGATCACAAGATCTGGAATGTTGGACGGAAATTACCGCCGGGGGTGGCGGCGCTGGGAGCGAGTTTGTTGAGTTTGGGATTG